One Paracoccus sp. TOH DNA segment encodes these proteins:
- a CDS encoding multidrug effflux MFS transporter yields the protein MTDPIARQVRRQPLPEFIAMLALIFAVIAFSIDSMLPALPEIAAALTSEDVNRAQLVLTAFVGGMGLGLLVAGPVSDSLGRKSVIVAGFALYAAAAVAAIFADTLEHLLAARFVQGLGAAAPRIVALAMVRDLYQGRDMARITSFVMMIFILVPAVAPSIGAVVIHFVGWRGVFGSFVVLALVGSLWMHLRRPETLPPERRQRLSLRNLAASAAEVLGNRQVQLVTLVMTLGFGQMFALLSSAQQLFVDTYGKGQDFPLWFAAMALLSGSGTVLNARYVVRLGMRRIVVMAYRMQVVVSGVMTVLVLGDLLPEALRFPAFFFWAVSVFFMAGVTFGNLYAMALQRMGHVAGMAASVIGAVSTFGAVLIAAPVGLLFDGTARPIVLATLVCSGLAALLMRRVHEV from the coding sequence ATGACCGATCCCATTGCCCGACAGGTCCGCAGGCAACCCCTGCCGGAATTCATCGCAATGCTGGCGCTGATTTTCGCCGTCATTGCCTTCTCGATAGACTCGATGCTGCCGGCGCTGCCCGAGATCGCGGCCGCCCTGACCTCCGAGGACGTGAACCGCGCCCAGCTGGTGCTGACCGCCTTTGTCGGCGGCATGGGGCTGGGGCTGCTGGTGGCGGGGCCGGTGTCGGATTCGCTGGGCCGCAAGTCGGTGATCGTCGCCGGTTTCGCGCTTTACGCCGCGGCGGCGGTGGCGGCGATCTTTGCCGATACGCTGGAACATCTTCTTGCCGCGCGGTTCGTGCAGGGGCTGGGGGCGGCGGCGCCGCGGATCGTGGCGCTGGCCATGGTGCGCGACCTGTACCAGGGGCGCGACATGGCGCGGATCACCAGCTTCGTGATGATGATCTTCATCCTGGTGCCGGCGGTGGCGCCGTCGATCGGCGCGGTGGTGATCCATTTCGTCGGCTGGCGCGGCGTGTTCGGCTCCTTCGTGGTGCTGGCGCTGGTCGGCAGCCTGTGGATGCACCTGCGCCGGCCCGAGACATTGCCGCCCGAGAGGCGGCAGCGGCTGAGCCTGCGCAATCTGGCGGCCTCTGCCGCCGAGGTGCTGGGCAACCGTCAGGTGCAGCTGGTGACGCTGGTGATGACGCTGGGCTTCGGGCAGATGTTCGCGCTGCTCAGCTCGGCCCAGCAGCTTTTCGTCGACACCTATGGCAAGGGCCAGGACTTTCCGCTGTGGTTCGCGGCCATGGCGCTGCTGTCGGGCAGCGGCACGGTGCTGAACGCGCGCTATGTCGTCCGGCTGGGGATGCGGCGGATCGTGGTGATGGCCTATCGCATGCAGGTGGTGGTTTCGGGCGTGATGACGGTGCTGGTCCTGGGCGACCTGCTGCCCGAGGCGTTGCGCTTCCCGGCCTTCTTCTTCTGGGCGGTCAGCGTGTTCTTCATGGCCGGGGTGACCTTCGGCAACCTGTATGCCATGGCGCTGCAGCGCATGGGGCATGTGGCCGGGATGGCGGCGTCGGTGATCGGGGCGGTCTCGACCTTCGGCGCGGTGCTGATCGCGGCGCCGGTCGGCCTGCTTTTCGACGGGACGGCACGGCCCATCGTGCTGGCGACGCTGGTCTGTTCGGGGCTGGCCGCGCTGCTGATGCGCCGGGTGCATGAGGTCTGA
- a CDS encoding helix-turn-helix domain-containing protein, with the protein MMQHLTHAGLPADLTRWQLLRLVETARRPLGLSKGAVGYLRHAIGLTTDGDFAKGRICAFWASVTEIAASLSMERRQITRIEAELIERRLIHKSSTNRSRRSGHRLHGVIRHEFGINLAPLIERAREIQALAQRAMQEQVEAKALRKQINKLFERIRGLGCDEAELAADAVLPNHRPSTVQSFQRLKQVAAALEAVLADFSADAGGGEMSHQCDISTLPNTNPEQIDKICRAENRAARPPIRTTSAQVWLLASERFREYLAFYAAGCGSGHAPDERCFAMAARDLAMNIGISTREWRQSCDALGEARTALCLLIADRNACRHDDFRVRDAAAAFVGMVRKEGRQGAVVNALLGELTAFSRETGHV; encoded by the coding sequence ATGATGCAGCACCTCACGCATGCCGGTTTGCCGGCCGATCTGACCCGCTGGCAGTTGTTGCGCCTGGTCGAAACCGCGCGCCGGCCGCTCGGGCTTAGCAAGGGCGCCGTGGGCTACCTGCGCCATGCCATCGGGCTCACCACGGATGGCGACTTTGCCAAGGGCCGAATCTGCGCCTTCTGGGCTTCGGTCACGGAAATCGCGGCCTCGCTGAGCATGGAGCGCCGGCAGATCACCCGGATCGAAGCCGAACTGATCGAGCGGAGGCTGATCCACAAATCCAGCACCAATCGCAGCCGCCGCAGCGGTCATCGGCTTCACGGCGTGATCCGGCACGAATTCGGCATCAATCTGGCGCCGCTGATCGAGCGCGCACGGGAGATTCAGGCGCTGGCGCAGCGGGCTATGCAGGAGCAGGTCGAGGCCAAGGCGCTGCGCAAGCAGATCAACAAGCTGTTCGAGCGCATCCGTGGGCTTGGCTGTGATGAGGCAGAGCTTGCTGCCGATGCCGTCCTGCCGAACCACCGGCCTTCCACGGTCCAGAGTTTTCAGCGGCTCAAGCAGGTCGCGGCGGCGCTGGAGGCGGTGCTGGCCGATTTTTCGGCCGACGCCGGTGGGGGTGAAATGTCCCACCAGTGCGACATTTCCACCCTACCCAATACCAATCCTGAACAGATCGATAAAATCTGTAGGGCTGAGAACAGGGCAGCACGACCGCCGATCCGCACCACGTCGGCGCAGGTCTGGCTGCTGGCATCGGAGCGGTTCAGGGAATACTTGGCGTTCTATGCTGCCGGTTGTGGCTCGGGTCATGCCCCGGATGAGCGATGTTTCGCGATGGCGGCGCGTGACCTTGCGATGAACATCGGCATCTCCACGCGGGAATGGCGGCAGAGCTGTGACGCTCTTGGCGAGGCCCGGACGGCGCTCTGCCTGCTGATCGCGGATCGGAATGCCTGCCGCCATGATGATTTCCGGGTCAGGGATGCCGCCGCGGCCTTTGTCGGCATGGTGCGGAAAGAGGGGCGACAGGGTGCCGTGGTCAATGCGCTGCTGGGTGAGCTGACGGCCTTCAGCCGGGAGACTGGCCATGTCTGA